One Fusarium musae strain F31 chromosome 6, whole genome shotgun sequence DNA segment encodes these proteins:
- a CDS encoding hypothetical protein (MEROPS:MER0000933): MRTFTLLTSLAVGVSAGTVSAPIVKQRFHHESSLHSRDTLSLAALNNITGGGYYAEFQVGTPGQNISFQLDTGSSDTWLNSDETDLCNSRTKQEAIGPCMTTFKPDDSRTYKLVDPDGFDITYLDTRSISGDYFNDTVTIDGKSIKQQRLGLATKSVRPTGLMGLGFSANVVANGTYPTIVENMVSQGLIDRAAFSLWLNDLSAEQGTILFGGLDTEKFVGKLATLPLLPDPSTLNLTHFTVAFEGFEVKTPKGQEIKIDSLKKDTTAILDSGATVCLLPEAQVGPIYKAFNVLSVEDVAIPFVDCAYGKDKGKGVSFDFKFDGKTISVPMSEMVIDAFPDKQEIFDDPQVSSYFDDWDSVCMFGISPVSQYGLTGGVTLLGDTFLRSAYVVYDLANEQLGIAEANHNTDESNIVELKEKDTKFPDVTGVEGTSSSEEDDNAAGHLSPASMVTLIVAAGITWALL; the protein is encoded by the exons ATGCGAACCTTTACGCTCCTAACGTCTCTCGCCGTTGGGGTTTCTGCTGGCACTGTCTCTGCTCCAATTGTAAAGCAAAGATTCCACCATGAATCGTCCCTTCACAGCCGCGACACTCTCAGTCTCGCTGCTCTGAACAATATCACAGGGGGTGGATATTACGCCGAATTTCAAGTCGGTACCCCAGGTCAAAACATCAGCTTTCAGCTTGACACAGGCAGCAGTGATACTTGGCTCAACTCAGATGAGACCGATCTCTGCAATAGCAGAACCAAGCAAGAGGCTATTGGCCCTTGTATGACTACAT TTAAACCTGACGACAGTCGTACCTATAAACTGGTCGACCCTGATGGATTCGACATCACCTATCTTGATACCCGCTCTATTAGTGGTGATTACTTCAACGACACCGTCACCATTGATGGAAAAAGCATCAAGCAGCAGAGACTAGGCCTCGCGACGAAATCTGTTCGTCCAACGGGCCtgatgggcttgggcttctctgCAAATGTCGTCGCTAATGGGACGTACCCAACCATTGTCGAGAATATGGTGTCTCAGGGCCTGATCGACCGAGCTGCCTTCAGTCTCTGGCTG AACGACCTCAGTGCTGAGCAAGGAACTATCCTCTTCGGCGGTCTCGACACTGAAAAGTTCGTCGGCAAGCTTGCAACTCTGCCCCTGTTGCCTGACCCTTCTACTCTCAACCTCACTCACTTCACCGTCGCCTTTGAAGGCTTCGAGGTCAAGACACCAAAGGGCCAGGAGATCAAGATAGACAGTCTCAAGAAAGACACCACTGCCATTCTCGACTCTGGTGCTACCGTCTGCCTCTTGCCAGAGGCCCAAGTAGGACCTATCTACAAGGCCTTCAACGTCCTGAGTGTGGAGGATGTCGCTATCCCCTTTGTAGACTGCGCCTACGGCAAagacaagggcaagggtgTTAGCTTCGACTTCAAGTTTGACGGCAAGACAATCTCTGTTCCCATGAGCGAGATGGTCATCGATGCCTTCCCCGACAAGCAGGAAATTTTCGACGACCCTCAAGTCTCTTCCTACTTTGATGATTGGGACAGCGTCTGTATGTTTGGAATCAGCCCTGTTAGTCAGTATGGTCTCACTGGGGGCGTTACTCTCCTTGGAGACACATTCCTGCGCTCTGCCTATGTTGTTTATGACCTGGCAAATGAACAGCTGGGCATCGCTGAGGCGAACCACAATACTGACGAGTCAAATATTGTTgaactcaaggagaaggacacCAAATTCCCAGATGTTactggtgttgagg GCACCTCCAGTTCTGAAGAGGACGATAATGCCGCCGGTCATTTGTCTCCTGCTTCCATGGTGACACTCATCGTGGCTGCGGGCATTACATGGGCTCTCTTGTAG